AAGATTAGCAACAAAAGAAGACATGTCAAGAGTTTATGAACTCATTAAAGAATTGGCAATTTTCGAAAAAGAACCTGATGCAGTCGAAGTTACCGTTAATCAACTTATTGAAGATGGATTTGGTGATGAACCCAAATTTGTTTGTTTTGTAGTTGAGATTGACGATAAAGTCGAAGGTCTGGCTCTTATTTATACAAGATATTCCACTTGGAAAGGCGAAGTTATTCATCTTGAAGATTTAATTGTATCTCAAGCTTTAAGAGGAAAAGGACTTGGCACTGTTTTACTTGATGAAGTCGTAAAATATGGAAAACAAAAAGGCGTAAAACGCATTAGTTGGGAAGTGTTGGATTGGAATGAGTCAGCAATCGAATTTTATGAAAAGAAAGGCGCTAATGTTATGAGAGATTGGGATGTAGTACAAATGGATAGTGCAGCTATTGATAAATATATAAGTAAATTATAAGTGAAAGTTTTCAAATTTGGTGGGGCATCGGTAAAAGATGCAGAAGGTGTAAAAAACGTAGCTACGGTTCTAAAAACAGTAGGTTATGATAATACACTTGTTGTGGTTTCTGCAATGGGAAAAACCACTAACGCTATGGAATTAGTCATCAAAAACTACTTTGAAAATAAAGCTGAATTACAAAGTGCTTTACTAGACGTTAAGAAGTTTCATAATCAAATTTTATTAGACCTTTTTGACAATGAAAGACACCCAGTTTTTGCTAGTGTAAAACGACTGTTTTCAGAACTTGATGCATTTTTAAAAATCAACAAATCTCCGGACTATAATTTTGTTTACGATCAATCGATTGGCTATGGCGAGTTAATTTCGACAACAATAATTAGTTATTATCTTAATGAAATTGGCTTAAAAAATAATTGGTTAGATGTACGTTCATTTATAAAAACCGATAATTATTACAGACGTGCTAATGTAAATTGGGAAGAAACACAAAGCAAAATTATAAAGAATTTTGATACTACCATTTTAAATATTACTCAAGGCTTTTTAGGAAGTGATTCTAACAATTTTACGACCACATTAGGACGAGAAGGTAGTGACTACACAGCTGCTATTTTTGCATATTGTTTAAATGCAACAAGTGTAACTATCTGGAAAGATGTGCCTGGTGTTTTAAATGCCGACCCACGTTATTTTGAAAACGCGCAATTGCTCAATCAAATATCCTACAGAGAAACAATTGAGTTGGCTTTTTATGGCGCTTCTGTGATTCATCCAAAAACGCTTCAACCATTACAACGTAAGGAAATTCCATTGTTTGTAAAATCATTTTTAAATCCTGAAGTAGATGGTACTAGTGTCAGCAAAGGCAAAACATTAACTCCAGAAATTCCATGTTTTATTGTGAAGAAAAATCAAGTTTTAATTTCATTATCATCCTTAGATTTTTCATATATAGTTGAAGAAAATATAAGTGAAATTTTTAGTCTTTTGCATTTATATAAAATGAAGGTAGATGTGATTCAGAATTCGGCGATTAGTTTTTCGGTGTGTTTAGAAAACACTTATAATAATCTTGAAAAATTGCTTCAACATCTTAAAGCAAAATTTAATGTAACATGCCACAAAAACGTAAATCTATATACTATTAGGCATTTTACTGATGAGGCGATTTCAACTCTAGAAAAAGATAAAACCGTGTTGCTTAAACAATTAACCCAAGAAACCGTTCAGATAGTAACTACCTAAACATTTACTACATTTGCTTATATGTCTAAATCATCAAATACAGGGTTAGTATCCGCTAAAGAAGTTGCAAAAGCCATTAACGCTGACAAGTATGGTTTTTTAGGAACTTTTGCAGGATGGATTTTGATGAAAGTTCTAAAAATATCTTCTCTTAACCGTGTTTATAATCGTAATAAACATTTAACAGATCTTGAGTTTTTAGATGGACTTTTGGGCGATTTTCAGATTAAGTTCGAAATTCCTGAAGAAGATTTAAAACGTTTACCAAAAGAAGGACCATATATTACTGTGTCTAATCATCCACTCGGCGGAATAGATGGTATTTTGTTATTAAAATTGATGATTGAACAACGAAGTGATTTCAAAATTATAGCAAATTTTTTATTGCACCGAATTGAACCATTAAAACCCTACATAATGCCAGTCAATCCTTTTGAAGACAGAAAGGATGCTGCAAGTAGTATTTCTGGATTTAAAAATGCAATAATGCATTTACGTGACGGTCATCCACTTGGGGTATTTCCAGCAGGAGAAGTGTCCACATACAAAGATGGAAAATTAGTCGTTGATAAGCCATGGGAAGATGCTGCCATGAAATTGATTCAAAAAGCTGAAGTGCCAGTTGTCCCCATTTACTTTCATGCCAAAAATAGCCGACTGTTTTACAGACTTTCAAAAATCAGTGATACACTTAGAACTGCCAAATTACCTTCAGAATTACTAACACAAAAGCGTCGTGTGATTAAAGTAAGAATTGGTAAACCGATTTCTGTAAAGGACCAAAAAGAGCATTCTGGTTTAAAAGATTTTTCAGATTTTATTAGACAGAAAACTTACATGTTATCCAGAGCTTTTGAAGATAAGCCAAAGATATTAGACAACCTTCAATCGCAATTAAAAGTGCCAAAACAAGCTAAACGAATCGTAACACCAGTAGACTCTGAGGTTATGATTGACGAGGTTGAGGCTCTTAAAGAAAAAGATTGCCGTCTTTTGACTAGTAAAAATTACGAAGTGTATTTGGCTTCTGCTAACGATATTCCTAATGTTTTAAGAGAGATAGGGCGACTTCGTGAAATTACGTTTAGAGAAGTAGGTGAAGGCACAAATGAATCTATTGATTTAGATAATTTTGACACCTATTACCACCATATGTTTTTATGGGATAGTGAAGCAAAAGTCATAGCAGGTGCATACCGAATGGGATTAGGCTCGAAGATTTTTGCTGCTCACGGTATAGATGGTTTCTATCTACAGGATTTATTCCGTTTTGAGCCAGAACTCTATAAAATGATGAGTCAATCAATAGAAATGGGACGTGCTTTTATCATTAAAGAGTACCAACAGAAACCAATGCCTTTATTCTTATTATGGAAAGGTATTGTACATACAACATTACGTTTCCCAGAGCACAAATATTTAATTGGTGGCGTGAGTATTAGTAATCAGTTTTCAAATTTCTCAAAGAGTTTAATGATTGAGTTTATGAAATCTCATTACTATGACCCATACGTTGCACAATATGTTCATCCTAAAAAAGAATTTAAGGTAAAGCTTAAGGATGCCGACAAAGACTTTGTTTTTGATGCTACTGAAGCCGACTTAAACAAATTTGATAAGATTATCGATGAAGTAGAACCAGGAGCTTTAAGGCTTCCTGTTTTACTGAAAAAGTATATTAAGCAGAATGCTAAACTAGTTGCATTTAATGTCGATCCACTATTCAATAATGCGGTTGATGGCCTCATGTATATTAAAATTGCTGACTTACCAGAAAGTACGGTTAGACCAGTAATGGAAGAGTTTCAAGCAGAGCTAGAACGAAAATTCATGGATAATAATGACAAGTAAAATTTATTTTATTTTACTTCTTTTTGCTTCTTTAACTACGTATGCTCAAACTTTAAAAGGTAAAGTTTTTGATGCTATAACAAAAGTACCATTAGAGTCTGTTTCTGTCTATTTTGACAATACCACAATCGGTACAACAACAAATGATTTAGGTGAATTTTCTATAACGTATAATGATGCCGTACAGTCCACCTTAGTGATATCTTTTTTAGGATACGACAAAGTTTTTATTAGAGATTACCGTCAGAAAAAGAATATTATAATAGAGCTCAAAGAAGCTGTTGCTCAATTGGACGAAGTTGTAATAAATACTGATGACGGGATGTCCCGTGAAATGAAATTAAAGTGGTTTCGAAAAGAGTTTCTGGGAAAGTCAAGCAACGGAAAATCTTGTAAAATCCTCAACGAAAAAGATATCAAACTTCGTTTTGATAAGAGAAAAAGAACAATTACAGCATGGAGCAATAAACCAATTATAATCAAGAATAAAAACCTGCAATACGAAATAAGCTTTGATATAATAGATTTTGAAATACAATTAGGAAGTTTTAATGCTTCCTCAGTGATGTACACAGGAACTTGTTTTTTTAAAGATTTAGATATAAAACAAACAAAAAAAATAAGTCGTAAAAGAGAAAAGACTTATGAAGGCTCAGTACAACATTTTGTTCGTGCTTTGTATAATAAAGATTTAGCTGCGCAAGATTATGTTTTTGGAAAAAAAGGATTTATTGTAAAGCCTTACGATTTTTTTACAATTTCTAAAGCAGATTCAGAAGGTCTTAAAAGGGTTAAACTTTTGGATAACAGCTTGGATATCTATTATAAAGATGTTCAAGAATCCGTCATAGAAACTACCATTTCAGAATTTCAAATAGATAAATACGGTAATTATATGCCGATACAAAATGTACTTTTTGGAGGCTATTTAGGAAGACAAAGAGTTGGCGATGCGTTACCTCTAGATTATGGTCTATCTAAAAACTAAAAGAACTCAAATTTTTTTTGAGCTCTTTAGATTTTATTTAAATAAAAATTATAAAGCTTTAAACCATTCTTGGAATTGGTTTCCTAATAAAAAAGAAGGTTTCTTATCTCCGCTTAATGAGCCAATTAAGCTCATAATCCATGCTACAAGAATCAATAAACCTAGAGCCCATCCTACAATCGGAATCCAAACGAAAAAACTTAGTAAGAAAAACCCCAAATTCTGTCTTATGTAAAAAGAACCTAGTTCAGTTTTATCACTATTATTCATTACTAATGCTATTATCCAGCCAATCCAGTAAAAGTGAGAAATAATACCAATGTTTTTTCCTTCGCTCAATAATTCTTTCGCTTCATCAGCAAATTCAGACGCTTTTTCTTTTGCTTCACTAGCAAACTCGGAAGCCTTTTCCTTAGCCTCTTTTCCTAATTCTTTGGCATCATCTGCCAATTCACTAGCTTTTTGGCTTATTTTTTCTCCTGCTCTTTTTGCACTTTCTTTAGCATCACCTATCATATTATCTAGGTCGTCACTTAAATTTTTATTTTCTTCTGACATAATTCTTGTTTTTGATTAATAATTAGTTAGCTTTTAAAATTACTAAAAAACAAATCAAATTATTTGAACGCCTCATCAATTGGCTCCCATAATTCTATCTTATTGTTTTCATTGTCAAGTATCCAAGCAAACTTTCCGTACTCATATGTCTGTATGTCACCAACAATTGTTACACCTTCTTCTCTTAAAGTTTTTATAAGAGACACCAAATCTTCGACTCTGTAGTTAAACATAAAGTCTTTTTTTGAAGGTTCAAAATAGGTAGTGTCGTCTTTAAAAGGACTCCATTGTGTTGTGGCATCTTTGTTGTTTTTGTCTTTCCACCAAAAAGTGCTACCATAGTCATCTGTGTTAAAACCAAGATGTTTTTTGTACCAGTCTTTTGATGCTTTTGGATCTTTGGATTTAAAAAATAGACCACCAATTCCTGTGACGCGTTTTTTCATGATTTTATTTCTTTTTTATTGCAGTTTCGTATATGTCAATGTACTCTTCGCAAGTCATTTTTCTTACTAGTTCTCCGATTAAATCAAACGGAATTTCATCCATCTTTTTAAATCTAATACAACTTTTTCCCATATCTAATTTACGTTTGCAATGTTTGGGATATTCGTTTACAAACCAATCATGTAATTCGGGTTTTGCGTAAATACCACTATGATATAGATTTACTGAGTTTTTTTGTGATGCAAAACTCATAAATGGCAAAGGAATTTCAGGATTACAATGATAGCCATCTGGATAAACTGAATGTGGTACATAGTAACCTATCATTTTATAAATCATACCTTCCTCAAAATCTTTTGGTAAGTTATCGTTTATGACTTTTCGTAATTTTTTTAAAGTGTCTTGACGGTCTTCAGGAACTTGACTAATATAATCTTCTGGTGATGTTGATTCGTATTGCATTGTTAGATTGATTTAGTTTTTATTTACGTTGAAGGATTAATCCCGATATTAATGAAATAATCAAACCGATAATAAAAACAGTCAAGCTCATTAATACGAAATTGAATAATGGATTTCCAAAAAGTTCTTGTTGAGATTCTAGTTCTGCGACTTTAACTTTATAAGCTTCAGCAGGTAATTCTTTTTCAATTTTTTCTATGGAATATTTGTAATACTCCGTTGAGAATTCAGGGTTTATAACCTCAGTATAAATAATATTAATAAGTCCGAAAGTAAGTGAGGCTAATAAAGTGATTAAAAGTCCAATTTTTAGAGCCTTGCCAAAACTGATGACTCCATTGTTTTCTTTATCGCGATAGCTTTTAATTCCAAAGAAGACAAATGATAAGGATAATACTATGGTTGTGTATCCGAAAATTTCACTAGTTGAAAAATCCATTGCGTCTTCAAACAGAAAAGAAATCCCGAATAAAACAATTAGTAATAAACAGCTGTAACCGCCAAATTTAATGATTGTGCGTTTCATGATTTTTAGTTTAAGATTAGGTCACAAATCTATTGTCTTATAGCTGTTTTGGGGTCATACTAAAGTACCAAATAAACCTAACTTTGGTTTAAAAGTATGATTTTTTAAATAATTCTGAAGTTTTTTGCAAACTGGACAGCTTGGGTTCTTCGTTTGGCATTGAGCTTTAAAAGTAAATTAGAAACATGTGTTTTTACAGTGCTTTCTGAAACAAATAATTTTGCTGCAATTTCTTTATTAGATAGACCTTCGGAGATATGTTGTAGCACTTCATATTCACGAGTCGTAATTTCTAGAGCATTAATTTTATCGTAATCAATTTTGTCTTGAAGTGATTCAGTGCTTCTTTGATATTTTTTATTAATAAAAACGCCTATGACGAAAAATACAATGGCGATTACTGAAATAATAATTTCAATGGTAGTACTACCAGAGTAGATACTATATTTACTAAACTGAAACAGTAATAGCAAAGCCAAAATTAGTAATCCAAAAACAAGTATGGTTTTCTTCATACTATAAAATTAGCAAAATTTTGCTTTGATTCTATCTACGATAGTTTGGGCAAGCTTTTCTTTACTTTCAATGGTCCAACCGGCTACATGAGGCGTTAGGATAACATTATCTGCATTAATAAGATATTGAAATGCTTCTGGTAAATTTGATTTTTTGCCTTTTCGCATCCATCTATATTTTGGTTCTTCTATTTTGAATAAATTCTCGAATGATGACTTTTCATATTCTAATACATCTAAACCAGCGCCTAGAATTTTCTCAGAATTTAAAGCTGATACCAAATCTTCAGTCACAACGCTTTTACCACGAGCCGTATTAATTAGCCAAAATGATTTTTTAAAGCTGTTGATGAAGTCAGTATTAACCATATTTAAAGTCAATGGAGTTTGCGGTGTATGTAAACTCAACACATCTACTTTTTCTTGAAGTTTTTCCAATGATACTTGCGTACAATTTTCATCGCCAACATTTTCTTTTATATCATAACACATCACTTCTACATCAAATCCTCTTAGTTTTTTAGCAAAGGCTTTTCCCATATTTCCATAGCCAATTAAACCTATAGTTTTACCATCTAATTCTAATCCACGATTAGCTTCGCGCAACCATTTGCCTTGCCTTACTTCCTTATCTGATTTGTTTAGTTTATTTAATAACGAAAGAAGCATACCTAAAGCATGTTCACCGACAGCATTACGATTACCTTCTGGGGCGTTAAAAAGTGTTACACCTTTATCTTCGGCGTAATCACAATCTATATTCTCTAGACCAGCACCAACTCTGCCAATGAATTTTAAGTTTTTTGCAGCGTCTAAAAATGGTTTATCAATGCTAAAACGACTGCGTATAATAATTCCATGATAATCAATAATTTTAGCTTCAATCTCTTCTTTAGAAGACGTATAATCTTCATGATTGGTAAACCCTGAATCGTTAAGTTGATTGAGAAGTAATGGATGATTAGAATCGATGTGTAATATTTTCATATCCAAGGATATTCGGTTTGTGTCATCTCGTCTTGCACTTTCCCTGTATGAGCAGTGTCTAATTTTTCAAATAAAAGTAGATGTACTTCCTCATCATTCTTGGTTGATGGGTTATGTTCTACACCTTTTGGGACAACAATCATTTCTCCTTCTTTAACTATTTCTGTACGGTCACGAAACTGCATGTAAAGTGTCCCTTTGACTACTTGAAATAACTCGTCTTCGTTCTCATGGCTATGCCAAACAAATTCGCCTTTAATTTTTGCAAGAATTACTTGCATGTCATCTACTGTGGCAATACGGTGAGGATGCCATTGTTTTGAAAAAAGTTTGTGTTTGTCTTTGATGTTTATTGCTTTCATGTAGTAAAGTTACGAAAGCAGATGTAATTAAATACCCAGAATAAGTCTAGCTATCCAGAAATAAAGCAAAATTCCTAGGATATCATTACTAGTGGTAATAAAAGGACCAGTTGCTATTGCGGGGTCAATACCGCGCTTGTCTAAAAATAGAGGAACAAAAGTACCAATGAGACCAGCCATAATAATTACAGCTACGAGTGAAATAGAAATAGCAAAAGCGGTTTGAATTTCTCCTTTGATAGCCCATACAAAAAGAAATAGGAAAACTGCTAAAATAATACCGTTTAAAGCGGCTAGTAACATCTCTTTTATGAGACGATTATTTACGCTTCCTTTAACATCATCATTGGCTAGACCTTGAACAATAATGGCGCTAGATTGTACACCAACATTTCCTGCCATTGCCGCTATTAATGGTGTAAAGAAGAATAGAACAAATGCTTTTCCTGTGAAGGCATCTTTGAAACCTTCCATAATTATGAAAGCACCAATACCGCCGATGAGTCCTAAAAATAACCACGGTAAACGCGCTCTAGTTAGTTCAATAATACTATCATCTGCCTCGACGTCTTGTGTAATACCTGCTGCTAGTTGGTAATCTTTCTCAGCTTCTTCTTTAAGGACATCGACAATATCATCAATGGTAATTCTTCCCAGAAGTGTTTTTTCGTTATCAACAACAGGAATAGCTTCTAAATCATACTTTGCCATAACTTTAGCAACTTCTTCGACATCTTCATTCACATTGACAAAATCGACATTATCTTTTGCTATGTCTGCTATTCTTTCTTCACTTTTTGCAGTAATTAAATCTTTTAAAGATAAGCGACCAATTAGTTTTTCGTCCTTACTAACCACATAAATCGAATGTACTCTAGAAACATCTTTGGCTTGACCACGAATACGACGTAAACAACCTGCAACAGTCCATGTGCCATAAACTTTTACCAATTCTTTTGCCATAAGTCCACCGGCAGTATCTTCGTCATAAGCTAAAAGTTCTTGAATTTCGGCCTTGTGTTCTTCGTCTTCAATTTGCGATATAACGGCTTCTTGACGTTCTTCCGGAAGCTCAGCAATGATATCTGCAGCGTCATCGGTATCTAGTTCTTCAACTTCTTCGGCAATTTCTTTAGCAGAAAGATTTTCTAGTATTTTTTCACGAACATCCTCATCTAATTCGGTAAGAATATCAGATGTAGTTTCGCTATCTAAAAGTTTAATGATATATATAGCCTCTTCGAAATCAAGTTCATCTAAAATCTCGGCAATATCAGCGTAGTGAAACTCATTTAAAAGTGTTTTTAGCGCCTTATCATCATTACCAATGATTAGTGCTTTTACATTTTCTATGAGCTCATCAGTGAGCTGAAATTGTATGTTTTCTTGAAGTTCTTCCACCTTAGTTTTCGTCATTCTGAATTAAAGTGGTCAACTCAATAAATTGGTCTACACTCAATTGTTCTGGACGTTGTCCAAAGATAGTATTTGCTTTTAAATTATCGGAAAGATTAAAAACTTTTAAACTATTACGTAACGTTTTACGTCGTTGTTGGAAACCTGTTTTTACAACTCGGAAGAATAATTTTTCATCGCAAGGCAACGTATAATTCTCTTTTCGGGTTAATAGTAGCACGCCAGAGTCTACTTTTGGTGGAGGGTTAAAAACACTTGGCGGTACTGTAAAAAGGTATTCGGCATTATAAAACGCTTGCGTTAAAACAGATAGAATTCCGTAAACTTTATTACCTTCTTTTGAGCAAATGCGTAAGGCAACTTCTTTTTGAAACATTCCAGAGAATTCAGGAATTTGGTCTCGTATTTCCAAGGTTTTAAAAACAATTTGAGAAGAAATATTGTAAGGGAAATTACCAATAATTGCAAATGGTTTGCCCTTAAAAACTAAGTTGAGGTCGTACTTTAAAAAATCTTTTTCATAAATTCTATCCGAAAGATTTAGGTAATTATTTTTAAGATAATCTACAGATTCTGTATCTATCTCAACAACATGTGTTGTTGTATCTTTCTCTAGCAAATATTTAGTTAAAACACCCATTCCAGGACCAATTTCCAATACATCGTCATAGCTTTTTAGGGATAAAGTATCTGCTATTTTTTTAGCGATATTTTCATCCTTTAAAAAGTGTTGTCCTAGATGTTTTTTTGCTTTTACTGACATTAATTTTATTTAAAATTTACAGCGTAAGTATCAACGACTTCGAGTTCTGTTCGGAATGCTAGCATTTTGTCTGCAAACTTTTTTAAACCTTCTTGTCTTAATGCATCCGCATCTTCTTGATAATATCTGTCTAATGCTTCACGTGAATAGGATCGGTATTGAATTGAATATGTTTGTCCACCCATTTCTTCTTCTACCAAAACTCTAGAAAATGTTGCGCCGTCAAATTTTCCTGTAGCTAGTACCTTTGGAATGTGCGCTTTTATCCAAATAAGCCACTCGTCATGCGCAGAATCTTCAATGTTTACAGTTACGTTATAAATAATCATAGATGATAAATTCAATATTTAAATTACAAGGCTCAAAGGTAGCTCTTTTGGAATTTAATTTATCGTGTCTCCTCGAAGCATTCTGAATTTCTTTCGAGCTTCGACAAAATAAATACTGTCTTCGTGGTTAAAGATTATTTTTTTGTAAAGTGATTTAGCTTCTTCTGGCTTGTCAAGGTATAAATTATAGAGTTCTGCCAAATAGTAATAGGCATCGTCAATAAAAATATCTTCGCGATAGTCCGCTATAATCTTCTGATAGTTGGCTTCGGCTTTTTCAAATTGATTTAGCTTCTCATGAAGTTTTGCTTGTGTGAATAATGTTTCGTCTATAATGCTTTCACCATTATGTTCCATCAAAATTTTATCTAACAGTTTTATAGCATCACCAGTTTTATTCTGAAATGCCAGTAAGTCGGCCTTTGCGTAATATTTTAATGCAGTTTGCGTGGTATCGTCCCACTTGTTATCAGAGATCAAGAGTTTTAAATCCAGAGCATCATTGGCAATCAATTGTGAGGTGGATGCTTTTAAAACTTTTAGTTGAGATTCTGCCCAATCGAAATCGCCTTTATAATAGCTGGTCTTGGCAATTTTATAGGCAGCCTCTTGAGCAATGGTACTGTTTTTTAGGCTTGTTTTTATTTGTGTGTAAAAAATAAGAGCTTCATTAAATTTTTCTTGAAGGACCAAAATGTCAGCCAAACGTAATTTTACCAAACCTTCTTGAAAAGGCGAAATATCTAATTTGTAAGATTTTTTTAAAAAATCAGACGCCTCTTTAGGTTTGTTTAAATTGAAAGCCAAAAACTGTCCATAAGATAATTGTAAGGACAATGTAGATTCTAGTTTTCCAAAATCATTAAATAATGATAAATAGGTTTCATTAATTTTTTCTAACTCTTTTTGTGAAGCATTTTCGGCTTGAATTTCTAACAAAGATTGATGTGCTAAAAGCAAAATGTCTCTTTCTTGAGAAGTCTCGAGTATATAATTAAAAATGTCAGTAGCTGTCTCGATATCATCATCGTCTTTAGAAGTAATGGCTAAGTCTATAATCCTATCTAAGCTTTCAGGATTACGTTTGTAAAGTGCCTTTTCTTGAACAAAAGATTTGTTGTATTGTTTTTCTTGGACATACAACCAACTGAGCATTTCGTACCAATATGAGTCGGGACTAGATTGAATTTTTTTAAGTAATAAAACACGAAGTGATTTGTTATTCTCTGTGTCTTTATTTTCAGACACAAACTGGCTCAGATTTCGTTTAATATTGTTTAGTGCGTTGGGTTTAAATTCAACATAATCAATATAATTAGAAAACATGTTTTTTACATCGCCCAAATCTCCATAAATCCGAGCTAACTGAATACTAAAGTTTTTTTCGGGTAATAAATTAGTTGCCTTTTTATAGGCTTTTATGGCTTGTGGTAACAAGGAATGCTTCTCAAAACGTTGTCCAAGTCCATAGATGTATGTTGGTTTTTCGTCAATAGTACTTATTGCTTCTTGGTATAAGGTTTCAGCTTTTGAAATACTATCCATGAGTTGATAGTTATAACCAAGTTCAACAAGCATTATAGGTATTCTGGTTTTTTCGATACGTTTTTCTAAAAGTAATTTAGCATTCTCATATTGTTCTAGTTGCTGGTAAGTGCCCACCATCTTATATACATAAGTGTAAGAGTAAGGTTTGGCTTCATACAACTTTTTATAAGTCAATAATGCTTTTTGAAACTCACCACGATTGTAATAGCTGTCCGCTAAATCTAATTGTTTTTTGTCTGCACGTTGTGCTGTTGCAGGAGCAAATAGAAATAGTGCTATGGAGAAAAATAATATGTGCTTAATAGACGTCATAAGTTGTAAATATAACAAATGGCGCGTTTAGATATTGTAAATGGTATCATAAAAAAATGCCCAAGATCTCTTGAGCATTTTTATATAAAACATATAATGTCTAGCTTATAATATCAAAGCCAGTATAAGGAATCAAAACCTTAGGAATTTTAATACCATCCTCAGTTTGATAATTTTCGAGAATACTAGCTAAAATTCTTGGTAAAGCTAAAGAGCTTCCGTTTAAAGTATGTGCTAATTCATTTTTACCATTGCTATTTTTAAAACGCAGTTTTAATCGATTAGATTGGTAAGTTTCAAAATTAGATATAGAAGAAACTTCTAACCAACGCTCTTGCGCGCCAGAAAACACTTCAAAATCATAAGTCAACGCAGAAGCAAAGGTTAAGTCTCCTCCACAAAGTCTAAGAATTCTGTATGGTAATTTGAGTTCTTTTAAAATATCTTGAACATGAGATACCATATTGTCTAATGCTTCGTAAGATTTTGACGGATGTTCTACACGTATGATTTCCACCTTGTCAAATTGGTGTAAACGATTTAGACCACGTACATGCGCGCCATAACTTCCAGCTTCACGTCTAAAGCAAGGTGTATAGCCTGTAATCCCAATTGGTAAATCACCTTCATTAACGATGACATCTCTAAAAATATTTGTCCCAGGAACTTCTGCAGTTGGTATTAAATACAAATTGTCTTCTGTTACATGATACATTTGACCTTCTTTGTCAGGCAATTGACCAGTGCCAAAACCTGATGCCTCATTTACTAAGTGAGGTAATTGATATTCTGTATAACCAACACT
This DNA window, taken from Winogradskyella sp. PC-19, encodes the following:
- a CDS encoding carboxypeptidase-like regulatory domain-containing protein, producing MTSKIYFILLLFASLTTYAQTLKGKVFDAITKVPLESVSVYFDNTTIGTTTNDLGEFSITYNDAVQSTLVISFLGYDKVFIRDYRQKKNIIIELKEAVAQLDEVVINTDDGMSREMKLKWFRKEFLGKSSNGKSCKILNEKDIKLRFDKRKRTITAWSNKPIIIKNKNLQYEISFDIIDFEIQLGSFNASSVMYTGTCFFKDLDIKQTKKISRKREKTYEGSVQHFVRALYNKDLAAQDYVFGKKGFIVKPYDFFTISKADSEGLKRVKLLDNSLDIYYKDVQESVIETTISEFQIDKYGNYMPIQNVLFGGYLGRQRVGDALPLDYGLSKN
- a CDS encoding GNAT family N-acetyltransferase; the encoded protein is MNQPRLATKEDMSRVYELIKELAIFEKEPDAVEVTVNQLIEDGFGDEPKFVCFVVEIDDKVEGLALIYTRYSTWKGEVIHLEDLIVSQALRGKGLGTVLLDEVVKYGKQKGVKRISWEVLDWNESAIEFYEKKGANVMRDWDVVQMDSAAIDKYISKL
- a CDS encoding GNAT family N-acyltransferase gives rise to the protein MSKSSNTGLVSAKEVAKAINADKYGFLGTFAGWILMKVLKISSLNRVYNRNKHLTDLEFLDGLLGDFQIKFEIPEEDLKRLPKEGPYITVSNHPLGGIDGILLLKLMIEQRSDFKIIANFLLHRIEPLKPYIMPVNPFEDRKDAASSISGFKNAIMHLRDGHPLGVFPAGEVSTYKDGKLVVDKPWEDAAMKLIQKAEVPVVPIYFHAKNSRLFYRLSKISDTLRTAKLPSELLTQKRRVIKVRIGKPISVKDQKEHSGLKDFSDFIRQKTYMLSRAFEDKPKILDNLQSQLKVPKQAKRIVTPVDSEVMIDEVEALKEKDCRLLTSKNYEVYLASANDIPNVLREIGRLREITFREVGEGTNESIDLDNFDTYYHHMFLWDSEAKVIAGAYRMGLGSKIFAAHGIDGFYLQDLFRFEPELYKMMSQSIEMGRAFIIKEYQQKPMPLFLLWKGIVHTTLRFPEHKYLIGGVSISNQFSNFSKSLMIEFMKSHYYDPYVAQYVHPKKEFKVKLKDADKDFVFDATEADLNKFDKIIDEVEPGALRLPVLLKKYIKQNAKLVAFNVDPLFNNAVDGLMYIKIADLPESTVRPVMEEFQAELERKFMDNNDK
- a CDS encoding DUF1801 domain-containing protein, with amino-acid sequence MQYESTSPEDYISQVPEDRQDTLKKLRKVINDNLPKDFEEGMIYKMIGYYVPHSVYPDGYHCNPEIPLPFMSFASQKNSVNLYHSGIYAKPELHDWFVNEYPKHCKRKLDMGKSCIRFKKMDEIPFDLIGELVRKMTCEEYIDIYETAIKKK
- a CDS encoding aspartate kinase, which encodes MKVFKFGGASVKDAEGVKNVATVLKTVGYDNTLVVVSAMGKTTNAMELVIKNYFENKAELQSALLDVKKFHNQILLDLFDNERHPVFASVKRLFSELDAFLKINKSPDYNFVYDQSIGYGELISTTIISYYLNEIGLKNNWLDVRSFIKTDNYYRRANVNWEETQSKIIKNFDTTILNITQGFLGSDSNNFTTTLGREGSDYTAAIFAYCLNATSVTIWKDVPGVLNADPRYFENAQLLNQISYRETIELAFYGASVIHPKTLQPLQRKEIPLFVKSFLNPEVDGTSVSKGKTLTPEIPCFIVKKNQVLISLSSLDFSYIVEENISEIFSLLHLYKMKVDVIQNSAISFSVCLENTYNNLEKLLQHLKAKFNVTCHKNVNLYTIRHFTDEAISTLEKDKTVLLKQLTQETVQIVTT
- a CDS encoding YtxH domain-containing protein translates to MSEENKNLSDDLDNMIGDAKESAKRAGEKISQKASELADDAKELGKEAKEKASEFASEAKEKASEFADEAKELLSEGKNIGIISHFYWIGWIIALVMNNSDKTELGSFYIRQNLGFFLLSFFVWIPIVGWALGLLILVAWIMSLIGSLSGDKKPSFLLGNQFQEWFKAL
- a CDS encoding VOC family protein; the protein is MKKRVTGIGGLFFKSKDPKASKDWYKKHLGFNTDDYGSTFWWKDKNNKDATTQWSPFKDDTTYFEPSKKDFMFNYRVEDLVSLIKTLREEGVTIVGDIQTYEYGKFAWILDNENNKIELWEPIDEAFK